The following is a genomic window from Adhaeribacter radiodurans.
CTCCTCAAGCTGGTCAGCACCACGATGTATTACAGATAAAGCAGGTTTTTGAAGAACTTAGGGTATTGTTAAAGGAAGCAGCCACCTGCTCGTAGCGGCCGGGCTGACCAGAGACAAGGCGGTTGGCTTTCAATCCGGCCAAAAATCCTACTTCCTGTTTTCTAAGGAACTTTAGGTTCTGAAGGGAAGCATACCAGCTATCAGCGCTTTCACAATCTGGGCGCAGCCCCCAGGTAAAGCACTTGGTGAGCATTTGCTGAAAGTAATCATGCTTACTTTTACCATCACTAAAACGATTTGCCCGGAAATTTACTAGAAATCGCAAGCCAGATGGATCGGTGTAAAACAGGCAATCAGGTTAATGCCCTTGACCTTTTTATGATGTCTGCCCGACCAGAAAAAGCCAACTAGCTCTGTTGTTTCTAAATCAGTAAAGGGTTTATCCGGCACCGAATCATCCGCCGATAAAGTACCACCCTGCAGACATATCCCGGACTTTACTGCTTCAAATAGTTCTTTGCCTGTAAAATCATTTTTCAACAGAAAACGGTTGACCTCATCATATAAAACTGCTAACACTTCACTGGCCTTAACACAACTTATTTTACGAAGCTCGCTTAAAAGATAGGCAATATAAGAGGCTGCTTCCATGGCTTTTTACATGCTTTTATAAATTGAAGCCTTTGTGGGAACTTCTATTTCTGTTTTAATTACATTAAAACTTCAGAATATGTTGACATGATTGTTATATTGATTAACCAATAAAAATTTGATATATGCCATGAATGGCTCACTTATTTTTATTTGCGCTATATGACCAAAGTTGTGTTAATTTAATCTTATTGATTTTATTTTGAACTTTTCTTATAGCCAAGTAGTTGAAACTCCATATAATTGGAATAAATTGTTTTACAAAATAGATTTATATCTTTATTTAAAGTGGAGATTAATTTTCACATATTCTTTATATCAATTATTAATAATATTTTATATTATTAATAATTGATATAAACTTTTTTATAATTATAAATTTATATATTAAAATCCTAAGTTTTAAGGTTATTTACAATTATTTAATTTAAATGGATCGTATTCCATCTTCGCCGCCTACGATTTTGCCTCTTCCAGTATGTGAAAAGCGTCCTTTATGGTCAGTTATGATTCCGGTTTATAACTGTTCCAATTATCTGCCTATTGTGCTAGAAAGTGTACTGTCCCAAGATTTAGGAGAATTGAATATGCAAATTGAAGTTGTAGATGATGCCAGCACCGATGCGAATGTTGAAGAGATCGTGAAAAGTCTTGGAAAAGGCCGAGTACAGTATTATCGACAACCTATAAATGTTGGGAGTCTGCGTAATTTTGAAACATGCATTAACCGGTCAAAGGGCAAACTAGTTCATCTGCTGCACGGAGATGACCGGGTTAAAGTAGGTTTCTATGAGAAACTAACTTGGCTTTTCGAAAGATATCCAGAAGTGGGAGCTGCCTTTTGTAATTATAGTTTTATAGATGAATTCGGTGAAAAGTACCATGACCAGGCTCCAGAAGAAAAAGAAGATGGAATATTAAAAAACTGGTTTTTAAGAATTTCAAAAATTCAACGCATCCAATTTGTAGCTATGGCTGTTCGGCGGGAGGTTTATGAAAAATTAGGAAGCTTTTATGGGACGATTTATGGAGAAGATTGGGAAATGTGGGTAAGAATTGCAAAAAATTACTCTGTTGCATATACACCAGAAATCTTTGCTGAATACCGAAGACATGAAAATTCTATTTCATCAGGGCAGATAGCCAATGATTATGCAAGAGCTATATACTATGTGCAACAATATTTACCAGAAGATAAGAAAAAACTTACAGCTAAAGCACAAAAGGAATGTGCACTTATTAGTCTAAGCCGGGCAAATGTTATTTGGGGGGAAACCCGCAATAAGAAGCTGGCATTCTCCCAGGTAAAACTAGCTTTAAGTTTAAATAAGTCCCCGGAACTTTATTATCATATACTTAAATTATACATTAAGTTTATTTTGAAAGTATATTAAATTTTATACAAAAGAATAACTAATTTAATAACTTGTTCTTTTGTATAACTGAAAGCTCAAATACACGAAAAATTTATTTATTATAAAGCTTTACGGCTTCATCAAGGACCTGTCTTGCTTATGAGGACACTTTGCCAATCAAAATTTTCAATGGTTAGACAATCTTTCTATTTTTGATTGCTTATTTATTTCCAAAGACAATAAACATTGCCGAGGATAATAAGCTAACAATTATGATAATAGAAGCACTCTATTTGCCAAGGCGAAGTAAATTTACCATCGTACCACTTGAGTACTATCTTTAATTTTTTTATTTCTGATTTTACTTATAATGTACCTTTTATATAGATGAAATGAATATAGAAAATTATAATCCATTACTATTAACACCTTTTTAATTGAGGTTAATAATATTTTCGTTTGATAGATATCTTTTTATAAATTAAAGGTTTTTAAACTAGTACAATTAAGAAATTAAAGCTTTTTAGGTCGAATTGGAAGACCTCTCCTAAGTGGTTAGATGTGGTTTTTGTACATTGAATTTTTTATTGTAGATTGAGATAAATAGATATTTTTCATTTTAATCTAATAACATTTAATATAATCAGGATAACACATTTTTAAAATGCACCACCAGTCCCAGTTAGTTGAATCCGAAAATTGGTCACTAATTATAAAATCAA
Proteins encoded in this region:
- a CDS encoding glycosyltransferase family 2 protein; the protein is MDRIPSSPPTILPLPVCEKRPLWSVMIPVYNCSNYLPIVLESVLSQDLGELNMQIEVVDDASTDANVEEIVKSLGKGRVQYYRQPINVGSLRNFETCINRSKGKLVHLLHGDDRVKVGFYEKLTWLFERYPEVGAAFCNYSFIDEFGEKYHDQAPEEKEDGILKNWFLRISKIQRIQFVAMAVRREVYEKLGSFYGTIYGEDWEMWVRIAKNYSVAYTPEIFAEYRRHENSISSGQIANDYARAIYYVQQYLPEDKKKLTAKAQKECALISLSRANVIWGETRNKKLAFSQVKLALSLNKSPELYYHILKLYIKFILKVY